GCTCCAGAGGGGGTGAACGAGGCCACTAAAGGTCGTTACTGACTCAGGAAAGGCTTTGGGAAGCCGGCCTGGGGGAGGAAAGGCGTGCCAAGGTGTTTTTGGAGATTCCCTGGGAAGCACTCACCTGGAAGGTGCCCAGACTCTCCTCCAGGTCAGCCAGCATAGACCACACCTTCAAGGACTTGTAGACCCGATTCTGCACGGGCTCAGAACCATCAAAGTACTCGGCCCGGCGGGCAGGCAGGGCAGTCGCCTTCTGCGGGGGACAAGAAGACACATCTGGGGTCACCACAACCCCCAAAAGTGAGCTCCTGCCTGTCCTTCCTGCAGGCCCTTCCCCATGACAGCCACGTACCCGCAGCAGCCGCAGGGCCTGGTCATAGTTGTCGTGCCTGAGCTCCATCTCGCCGTACTCACACCATACACTGGCCAAATCCTCCACCTGTTTGAAGTTCACCTTGGTGGCCTTCTCCAGGATGGTGCGGGCCTAGGCAGGCAAAAAGAGTACCTGGGGCTTCAGATGGAACCAGCCCCACCAACAACCTCCCACAGTCTCCCTGCTCCCCCCatattcccctccctcccagctTACATCATCCAGCTGCCCGTTATCCTCATAGAACTTGGCAAAGGCAACCCACAGTGTGTGGGGTTTGCCTGTGGCCTTGAAGGGATCCACGGTCTGTACAGCCTCGGTGTATGTGTTGATGACCTGGAGGAGACAGAAGTGGGCCTTGGATGCTCACCTGGGTTTGTGTAGAGTCCGGGGATGCGGGGCTGGGATGGGCgggaggtggggtggggaggagagaggctCTGAGTACAGAAGGATGCTTCAGGGGACCGGGGAGGAGAAAGGCAGGGGTATCTGTGTGGGAGTGGTGGTCAGGATAGGcagagggagtggaggaagaggaggggctCTGGGTTTGGAAGGCATCTCACCTCTCTGGGTCGGCCCTGATGCAGGGCCACTCGCTTGTGCCACTCATGCACGTGGTGTGGGTTCTGGCGTAGCAGGACACTATTGAGCAGGAGGGGCCGGCGACTGATAAGCTGCTCAAAGCGCGCCAAACGCAGCTCCAGGTCCACGTCATCTGAGGcaaaagcagcagcaacaatGAGCCAGGGGATAAAAGACAGGACCCTCCAAGTGGCCACACTCTAAAGGTATGATAGCCCCTCTGAGGTGCCCACCCTCCAGCCTGCACGGCCTGGCCCCTCTGAGGTGCCCACCTTCCAGACCACATTCCACATGGCTTGGCTCTTCTGGCTCTATCCACCCCCCTCACCTTCTTCCTCCCGCCCCAGCTCGGAAGTTGTCTCCATCTTGGCTGCAATCATGCTCTCCTCAAACTGGGCATAGCTGTCAAACACCTGGGTAAAGTCTCGTACGGTCATCACTGTCTGGATTGCTTCCTCATACACGTCACGGGCCTGAGATACAGAGAGCATCATGAACACATCCTGCCTCCCCCTCGGATGTCTTGTGTCCATCTTGGGCAGTGCCCAATGTTAGGAACCAGGAAGTGGCCATAAAGAGCCCTGGTTCTAATACTGACACATTCTATTATCCTGAGGACATCACCTTTTATATCTGTACAATAGCGATAAAATTTGCTCCTACAGAGCTCCTAGGACTTTTGTGAAGGAAATACCACATAAAATTTGAgagttaaataaatgcttgataattggaaaaattaattaaaacatgcTCCAAtctaatcagcatttattaagggcctattgTGTATGTGGCACAGAAAAACCAAATCATGTCCTCAAAAAAGGTAACATTTTACTGAATGAGACTGATACAACATAGAAACAGATAAGAGCATTCATGATCACTGGAGGCATAGAAGGGAAAGAACACTAACCAATGGGGCCAGGAAAAACTTCCCCTGGAAGATGTCCAGGCCCCTCCTGAAAAGGAGAAGCCAGGAAGGGGGAGACCGCAGGCATGGGGCAGAGAGCTCTGAGCAAGGCAAGAAAGGGGAAATGGGATGTCAAGGGCAGACAACAGCAGCACCACAGGGGACACTGGTGCCGGGTACTATTGGccttaacatatattgaactccTTGCCATTTatgggaggtgggggaaagggggaaaatttggaacataaggttttgcgaaggccaatgttgaagaattatccatgtatatgtttcccgttccccccccccccaggctggggttaagtgacttgcccagggtcacacagccaggaagtgttaagtgtctgagtctgcatttgaactcgggtcctcctgaattcaaggctggtgctctatccactgcgccacctggccgCCCtctcatgtatatgttttgaaaataaaactttaataaaaataagtaaataaaacaaaaaaaaaaaagaaaaagaaacaagcaaaaaaaggCCGAGTAcacatctggcttcagatactaccTAGTTgagtaatcctggacaagtccagtcatttaactctttgcctcaggttcttcatctttaaaatagggataataagaaCCCATTCTTGCCAGGAttgatatgaggatcaaatgagatattaagtgTTTGGCACAGTAGGTGCTTACCTAATGTCAGCTATCATTATAGAGGGAAGAGGGACATGGATAGACTTGAGGTAATTTGGACACCTAGGTCCAGGTCCGGTACCTTCTCAAAGTGTCCACTTCGGATGTAGTAGTCAGCCAGGGAGCACCAGAGCTTGCCGAGCTGGTCAGTGAAGCGCGTGAGACCCCCTCGGATAATGGCACCCACATTTAAGGACTGTACTTTGTCAGGATTTTGGGAGATCAGGTCACAAAGTTCATGCCACAgctggagagaagagggagaaaggctCAACCCACAGCTCCATGGGCCCTTGCCTGGAGCTTGGGAGgggtgagtgtgagtgtgtgagtgtgtgtgtgtgtgtgtgtgtgtgtgtgtgtgtgtgtgtgtgtgtgcatgaggtATATGAGTCAGCGTATGGAACTGTGATAGCCAAGAAGGCGGCAGGGTGTAAGGACAAGCTCTCCAGGTCTGGAGCCCCAGGAGCTCCTGGACCCGAAGCCTGGCCCTGCTACTTATTACCTAGGTGATCGCAGACAGCCTCTTCTCTTctgggggcctcagtttcctcatctgcaaaatgaggggttgAAACTGATGACCTGCCAAATCCTTGCCTGCTCTGGATCTCAGCAATGCCATGAGCGTGTGTGCCTGTGTGGCCGTGTAAGCATCTGTGTGGGGAGGGCAAGGTTTGGGTGTTTGGGGCCTCGGGAGCTCTGAAGGGGCCCGGGGGCTGGGCAGGGGAGCCTGACCTGGTAGTTGGACTTTCCTTCCTTGGACACAAATCGTTCATCATTGACCACAGTTGCCAGGCGCTGAGCTGCCTCATCCAGCCGGTCGATGGAGCGTAGATACTCGATGTATTCCTCTGCACTCTCGGGGCTCAGCTGGGGACACCCCAACAAAGAAACTGGTCAGTGTTTTCTTGTGTCTCCCTTACCCCCTGCCTCAAGATGTCCTTGTCCTCTCCTTCTCTGGGGCCCATTTCACTGGGTTTTGAGGGTCAGAGGGCATAGGACAGGAAATCGTACAGCCACCCACTCCCCTGCCAGGCTCACCTTGAGGAAGCGGCGGTATACACGCACTGCAGTCTCAGGCAGAGGGTGGGAACGTACAAATCGAAGATAGAGGGGCCAGATGCGTGAGTGCTGAGTGATAGGCAGAGCTCTCAGAGCACGGTCAAAAGTGCGCCGGGTCCGAGTAATACGACCTTGCTCCATCAAGAACTGGCAGTAATCCAACCACAGACGCGGCATCTGGAACAGGGAGAAGGCAGAAGTCCCTCGCACTCCCCTCTCTCCAGTCCCAGACACCTCAGATTCCTTCTGCCCCCTGGGCCCAAGGACTCACCTTGTGCATGAAGACCAAGGCCCGCTCATGACAGTTGTTGACATCCTCATAGGCAGGGTCAGTCACACAGCGACGCTTCACCTGGGCCCGGCGGGCTTTCAAGTAGTGGTACCAAAGCTTGTAACTGGGTGACAAGAGGGGACACCATCAGAGCCTTTTACTTTTCCTTGCCCAAGCTCCACCTTCCTGTACTGAAGTGCcttgtgggggaaggggaaagaggggaggctGGAAAGCTGGAGGGTCCCTTACCTCCCAGGCAGCTCCTTGAGGGCTCGCTCATAGAGCAGATTGAGCACAGCCTGCGACGCACTCTGCTTGAACTCAATGTACCGAAACCAACACTTGACGGAGAAAGGATTGCGAAGGATTTCCTCCTCATACTGCAAATCCTCCTCTTCCTAAGGAGACAAGAGGCCAGAGTGTCGCTACCAAGTCAGGTCTCCTCCATCCCAAAACTCACCCCAGCAATAAGGGGTCTCACGGAGACAAGTCCTGCATTTGGAATCAGGAGTCCAGGCTGACAATCCCATCATCTACATTTCCTGTGAtgttgagcaaatcacttcatttctggGCTCCCCGCTCCAATTACCTTTCAATTTACTCACTAAGTTCCCATCCCCTTTCTGTGCAAGCACCCAGCAgactttcccatacatattaagtatgttatagtatatcctagataaatatatgtgtgcagaaccgaatttttttaaCACCTGGAATTATCAAAGCAGAATGAGATAGCCTGGAGGCAGTGGGTTCCTCCTTTTTTGAAGCCTTCATGAAATAGCAAGGTGACCACCTATTAAGCTTGATATAGAAGGAATTCTTATTTGGGTACAGGTTGTATTAGAAAGACACCGAAGTCTCTTCTAATTCTGAGACCGTCTATGTCTTTGACTGGACAGATGCTCCTGTAGGGTTCCTACCGGGTTCGGTGGTCTGTCTAATAAAATGATCTTCCAAGTCTAAATCCTCCATTACCTTATTTCCCCGGGTTATCTAGTCTCTGCATCTGGCTCAGAGTTCCTCAGAAACATCCTCTTGACttcttgcacttttgtttttcttcccaagttatttttaccttctgaatccaactcttcttgtgtgacaagagaactgtttggttctgcacacatatattttatctaggacatactatagcacatttagtatgtatgggactgcctgccacctaggggaggggatggagggaaggaggggaaaattcggcacagaagggagtgcaagggataacgttgtaaaaaattacccatgcatgtgtactgtccaaaaaaaaaagttaaaaaaaaaaaaaaaaaaaaaagaacaatttccccctgctccaaaaaaacaaaaaacaaacaaaaaaacctcccgtcctctcttttctctctatcctcGATCATCACAGCAACAGCCTCCTTTTGGCTCCCATCTCCCCCATCCGCACCATTCTGCCACCACTGTCCAGGGCTTGCATTCTGCAGCCAGTCCTGATCCAACTCAATTCACTCCACATTTATTAATTACAGCAGAGCACTTCACAAGGCCCTGATACAGAGCTTAAGTAATTATAGAATCTCAGACCTGAATGGATCTGAAAGGGCAGTCAGGCTCCATacttataataatagtaacatttaCAGAGTTTACTATGTTCCAGTACTACGCTAAGTGCTTTAATAACATTCCCTAACATTCACATACTAAGTGACAGACACTATACTAactgctttaataataaaaacagttaAGATTCAGGTAGCACTTACTTAGAGTGTGCCAGACACTGCGCTAAGTGCTTTAATGACAGCAGCTAACACTCACACAGCACTCGTTACAcgcccagcactgtgctaagtactttgcaattattatctcctttcatTTTGATAACAAtagggaagtaggtgctattatcactcccattttacagatgaggaaactgaggtaaatagaggcTAAGcgccttgcccagagtcacacaactaggtaGTGTCGGAGGCAGGCCGTCCTGACCCCTCTCGGAGCTCCATCCCCCACAGTGGAAGCGCTAGATGTCCAGTGACGGGGAACAATGCTCTCGTGGGGCAGCACTACCTTTATGTCCTTCCTTACATCAAACCCAGATCCCCTTCTTCTAAATTTCCGCACTTCGCCCCCCGGATCCAAGCGGAGGAACAACGGATAATCTGACTAAGCGCAGCAGAGGCCGGGGGAAGCCTGGAAAGTTGTAACTGACTCGGCGGGAGGCCCCGGAGGGCCTGAGGACGGCCGGGCCGGGCTTCAGAGGCTGCCAGGGATGCAACCGGTGAAGAAGGGGGCGCGGAGCTGTCCGGGCAGCGCGGGCGGAAGACCAGGATCCCTGTCTCCACAGGGGATAACACATTGGGAAAGAGGCTACATTGTGGCAAGCCCGGAGCACCGTGCAGAGTCTGCGGTTTACTGGGGATTTCCGAGCAGATTTCAGCCCCCGGGGAGCTCCTTAAGGTCGGAATCCTTTTCTCGGCTTCGCTCGAGAATGGCAGCGGTTCCCTAGGTTCACCCCGAGCCCCCTCCGCTTTGTCTCAAGAAATGCACAGGAGAAAAGCGCCCAGTAGACGCCGGCCGGCGCAGCCTGCACCTAGCCCGTTCCCAGGTTAGCCGAGGCTTTTTCACGCGCCGCACTCTCCCCAGGCTTCCCGGAGCCGCGCCTGCGCACTCCTTGCCTCCGTGGGGCTGGCTCCCCATCCTAAGTTTCAGAGCCCGCCCGCCGCCTCGTGGAGCGTACAGCGTCCGTGCGCTCCTCCCGCTCGTACTCACGAAGAAGAGGTCGGTTCTCTCAGACCGAGTCTTCAGCTTTGCCTCGGCTGGGACCGCATCCCCGATCTCGGGCATCCCCGCTTCTTCCCGGGCTGTAGTCACCAGCCTTAACACTGCGATCCCGCCTCCATCCGTTCTAGCGCTGTTCCTCATTGGCCGGCTGCAACCCACTTCCGTGCCCTTCCTCAGAACAACTTCCGCCTGTTCTGGACTAGGAGAAGAGGCGGGACAACTTCACCGCTCACTTCCGCTTTGGGCCTCTCGGGCCAATAGACTCTAGCGTCCAGTCTTGGGTTCTAACCAATGATCGTACGTTTTGCTGCGGAGTTTGACTTTGGGCGGATGTGGTTTCAGAATCTGGCGGAAGCAGCCGTCGGACCCGACAGGATGGGGGTGAAGCTGGAGGTGTTTCGGGTCAGTGCTTGGGGTCTGGGCGGGTGCCACTATTTTTCCCGGGGCCTGTGTCGGGAGCGGGAAGGGGCTTTGGAAATGGAATCTAGAGGCTGAATAAGAATCCCCTTCACCACCTTCCCGCAGAGAAGCCCCGGGAGCTGTTGACCGCCCTCCTTTACCCTTCTCCGCGTCGTGGTCTGGCGGCGTTATCTGCTATATATGCACTTCAGAGCCGGTTGCCTTGCCTACGGCAGCAGACCCCTCCTCTCCCGGTCTCCCCGCAATTTTTCCAGCCAATCTTCAAATCATAGAAACTGAAGAGGCCCTCCCCCTCCTGTCACTCCGTGATCCTAACTGTGGTGGCTACAACTGAGCCGCCGACTCCACCGGAGACCCGAGCTGGTGccgggggaagggggggagggaggggggagtgaTGACGTAGTTCTGTAGCTCTTTTGTAAAGTACCTCACTGATAGCTCGCTTTTTCCtggcatttgttaagtgcctactgtgtgctaagtgctttacaaatagcatctcatttgatcctcacaaaacgCTTGGGATTACTTGCTTTTtactacagatgaggaaactgagacctagccACTGGTCCTGGGTCTTAGTAAGCACCTGAGGTAGGACTCTAAAGAGTGGTACTGTCTCTCCCTTACGGTGGGGGGCTATAGGAGAGAGATTGTTCTGGATCCGTGACTTCGGAGGGACAGGGAGCCCCCAGGAGGGCGCCTTCTCTTCTCTTTAACCTGTAATCCCAGAGGATGGCTTAGAACAAGGACAGATTAGATGTTTTGCCCAGGGTTACTCAGCTAGCCTGTATTAAAGGCTGAACTGGAATCCAGCTCCAAAGCGAACTTTCTGTCCCTGTTCCACactttctgtctcctctctcgTAATTCTCTTGACTTCTTCCCAGAATCCCATTAGTtgttgttccccccccccccctcaatgACTACCTTATGTTGAGTTTACTAAAAACTAACagattttttcctcctcaaaCTTCAGTTGAGCCATGACTCCTTCatcctatgcttttttttttgttttttttctctgaggctggggttaagtgacttgcccagggtcacacagctgggaagtgttaagtgtctgagtctgcatttgaactcgggtcctcctgaattcaaggctggtgctctatccactgcgccctctagctgccccatcctgtgcttttgaagttgattttttaaacccAAATCTAAGACTTTGCATTTGTCcatattgaatttcatcttttcaGGCTTAGCTTAGTTCAGAGTATGTTAATTCTTATCGAATTCCTAGTTCTGTGTCATCTACAGACTTGATGGGCGTGCTGTCTATTCAGTCTTTATCCAAATATTTGGCTAAAAATGCTAAAAGTGGAACTTAGATCCTTGGGCCACTCAGGCCACTTCACTAAAGACCTGTTTATTGAAACTGAAGCCCTAATGACATTCCTCTTTGACTTTGGTCTTTCAActggttttaaaaatatgtaattgaaTTACCGGACAGTTAGGTGTGGAAATGGATATATCACTGCCCCTAAGGTCAAGAAGACtccttttcttgagttcaaatctgacctcagacatagACTAACTTTCTGACCTAGGACAACTAAtggcttcttctttttttggaaagTGATATGTGATctgtattttcatttgtttttctttctttaaaaaaaacaaaacaaaactttgtgttccaaatttttctccctccttttccttctccctctcaagATACCAAgtgatctgatataggttaaataatatgcaattttaaaaaacatatttccatatttgtcatattgtgcaagaaaaattagatcaacagcagtgttactactgggtttgtatcccaaagagatcttaaagaagggaaagggacctgtatgtgcaagaatgtttgtggcagccctctttgtagtgactggaaactggaaactgagtggctgcccatcagttggagaatggctgaataaattgtggtatatgaatgttatggaatattattgttctgtaagaaatgaccagcagaatgacttcagaaaggcctggagagactgacatgaactgatgctgagtgaagtgagcagcaccaggagatcattatatacttcaacaacaatactgtatgaagatgtattctgatggatgcagccattttcaacaatgagatgaaccaaatcagttctatttgttcaataatgaagagaaccagctacacccagtgaaagaactctgggaaatgagtgtgaaccacaacatagcatttccactccctctgtttttgtccgcttgcatttttggtttccttctcaggttaattttaccttatttctaagtccaatttgtgcagcaaaataaccatggatatgtatacacatatttaacatgtattgttctacctgccgtctgggggaggggatagggggaagaaggggaaaaattagaacaaaaggtttcagcaattgtcaatgctgaaaaattaattatccatgcatatatcttgtaaataaaaagctataacaaaaaaaatttaaaaaaagaaaaaaaatcagatcaaatggaaaaccatgagaaaggaaaaaaaaaaagcaagcaaacaacaacaaaaaggtgaaaatattatatttctattcccttcagtctccataattttctctctctggatgtagataccCTCTTCCATCACAAGTTACtggaattaccttggatcactgtgttgttgaaaagaactgtgtccattataattgatcatcacatagttttAGTTGTTACTCTATACAGTATATTCTTGGTTCTggttacttcactcagcatcagttcatgtaaatctttccaggcttttctgaaatcagtctgcttatcatttgtctagaccaataatattccattacattcatatactgtaacttactcaaccatttcccaatgatgggcatccattcaatttgttgagacaagtcacttaactctatttgcctgtgtttccttctctgtaaaaatgagctggaaaaggaagtgacaaaccactccaaatgGGTTCGCAAGAAGTCAGAGACgactaaataataaattatattgtaGTCTTTGCCTTCCTGTGTTTTTCACAAGAATAGAATAAGATACTTTATCAAATACTTTGTTAAGATCCAAGGAAACTGTATCTTCAGTTTAAGTTACTCGTAAcccttttagaaaaggaaataaagttagtCTTGTATGATCTGTCCTTGATGAAGCTAAACTGATTCAATGTTTCTTTTCTGCATGTTTCAGAGTTTGGCGAGGAAGGAGCTTTCCTCAGgggatctctttctgaaagtgatagatgaattctttcaatcagtatttcctcctctatttctagaatattggggcaatttttcttaatgttttcttGTAGAAtgttatctaggctcttttttttggtcatggccttcagataggccaataatctttaaattgttttttctagatctgtttttttcaatgaggtatttcacattttcttccattttttcattctttttaatttgacttATTCTTGCTGCCTCACACACTCATGAGTTGCCATTTTCCTGGTTCTCGTTTTTAATATGTtgtttcttcagttagcttttgtatatctttttccatgTAGTTAATTCTACTgttttaaggagttgtttccttcagacaatttttttttctttttttaagctgttgttctctctcatgcatacctctcatttcctttcttattgccttttaaagtcttttatgagcacttttaAGTATCTCTTTTTGGACTTGAAACCAATTCacatcactctttgagatttcctctgtggacattctgCCCTCATCTaaatttgtgttttggtctgtccTGCccccatagtagctttctatggtcaagattcttttctgtttcttgcttgtttgctttccttttcttttggtattttggtatttcctttttttttttttttttttttttttaatacttttatgGCTGAGTTCTGCTCCTGAACTAAAGAGGGCGCTGTCCGAAGTTTCTTCTTGTTCATCGTATAAAGATAAGCACAAGGATGAGCACAAGGAgctccttgtgtttgcagggatTTGCTTGCTCTTTTCAGGagacagcctggtttcccagagtttaccttctgagctgagacttgaagctccctcactgatttgctcctctactgagccaggaatGAGGAatttagttgctgatttgctgtgattaagaccctctcactggcttacCCAGAATCCAtttgagctgggctgaacacccttttcatcaCAGTGatactgacctttcttgaattgtagagtggtttcattccaccAAGCTCTGTTCAGAGATTTGGTTTCATGTGGGTTTTGAGGGAAACTAGGAGAGCTTGAGCAGTTGCCTGACTACTCCGCCATCATGGCTCCACTCCTGGAAGTTTCTGGATATTTCCTAATCATCCTTTCACTGttacattttagaattttcccaAGAATTGAAGTCAAGCTTAGTAAATTAAAAATTTCAGGTTTTGTTCTCTTGGTAAAAAGTGTCTTTTTGAACTTGGTGGGGGATGTTATAGAGGGGAGTCCTGTTTAGGTATGAGTTGAACTGGATTTGTTCTGAGCTTCTTGCTAAACTCAAGATTCTTAATTTTGAATAATTCAGTTTGTCTGAAGGAAGTAACATAAGATAAGATTGGAAAAACAGAGTGACCCAAGATTGGAGAGGGTCTTGCTTGTCagacaaaatagttttgacaaGGGAAACCTGAAACTGAAAGGAGGATCCGGAAACTCTCtgaaaactccttcaaggagaaattctccttgaactcTATCTCTGTGAGAGATTCC
This sequence is a window from Sminthopsis crassicaudata isolate SCR6 chromosome 1, ASM4859323v1, whole genome shotgun sequence. Protein-coding genes within it:
- the XAB2 gene encoding pre-mRNA-splicing factor SYF1 isoform X1; the encoded protein is MRNSARTDGGGIAVLRLVTTAREEAGMPEIGDAVPAEAKLKTRSERTDLFFEEEDLQYEEEILRNPFSVKCWFRYIEFKQSASQAVLNLLYERALKELPGSYKLWYHYLKARRAQVKRRCVTDPAYEDVNNCHERALVFMHKMPRLWLDYCQFLMEQGRITRTRRTFDRALRALPITQHSRIWPLYLRFVRSHPLPETAVRVYRRFLKLSPESAEEYIEYLRSIDRLDEAAQRLATVVNDERFVSKEGKSNYQLWHELCDLISQNPDKVQSLNVGAIIRGGLTRFTDQLGKLWCSLADYYIRSGHFEKARDVYEEAIQTVMTVRDFTQVFDSYAQFEESMIAAKMETTSELGREEEDDVDLELRLARFEQLISRRPLLLNSVLLRQNPHHVHEWHKRVALHQGRPREVINTYTEAVQTVDPFKATGKPHTLWVAFAKFYEDNGQLDDARTILEKATKVNFKQVEDLASVWCEYGEMELRHDNYDQALRLLRKATALPARRAEYFDGSEPVQNRVYKSLKVWSMLADLEESLGTFQSTKAVYERILDLRIATPQIVINYAMFLEEHSYFEESFKAYERGISLFKWPNVSDIWSTYLTKFIARYGGRKLERARDLFEQALDGCPPKYAKTLYLLYARLEEEWGLARHAMAVYERATRAVEPSQQHEMFNIYIKRAAEIYGVTHTRSIYQKAIEVLSDEHAREMCLRFADMECKLGEIDRARAIYSFCSQICDPRTTGTFWQTWKDFEIRHGNEDTIREMLRIRRSVQATYNTQVNFMASQMLKVYSNATGTVSDLAPGQSGMDDMKLLEHRAEQLAAEAERDQPSRSQGKILFVRSDASRSELAELAQQANPEEIEIGEEEEEEEDLQPNEVSLEQQSVPATVFGSLKED
- the XAB2 gene encoding pre-mRNA-splicing factor SYF1 isoform X2; amino-acid sequence: MHKMPRLWLDYCQFLMEQGRITRTRRTFDRALRALPITQHSRIWPLYLRFVRSHPLPETAVRVYRRFLKLSPESAEEYIEYLRSIDRLDEAAQRLATVVNDERFVSKEGKSNYQLWHELCDLISQNPDKVQSLNVGAIIRGGLTRFTDQLGKLWCSLADYYIRSGHFEKARDVYEEAIQTVMTVRDFTQVFDSYAQFEESMIAAKMETTSELGREEEDDVDLELRLARFEQLISRRPLLLNSVLLRQNPHHVHEWHKRVALHQGRPREVINTYTEAVQTVDPFKATGKPHTLWVAFAKFYEDNGQLDDARTILEKATKVNFKQVEDLASVWCEYGEMELRHDNYDQALRLLRKATALPARRAEYFDGSEPVQNRVYKSLKVWSMLADLEESLGTFQSTKAVYERILDLRIATPQIVINYAMFLEEHSYFEESFKAYERGISLFKWPNVSDIWSTYLTKFIARYGGRKLERARDLFEQALDGCPPKYAKTLYLLYARLEEEWGLARHAMAVYERATRAVEPSQQHEMFNIYIKRAAEIYGVTHTRSIYQKAIEVLSDEHAREMCLRFADMECKLGEIDRARAIYSFCSQICDPRTTGTFWQTWKDFEIRHGNEDTIREMLRIRRSVQATYNTQVNFMASQMLKVYSNATGTVSDLAPGQSGMDDMKLLEHRAEQLAAEAERDQPSRSQGKILFVRSDASRSELAELAQQANPEEIEIGEEEEEEEDLQPNEVSLEQQSVPATVFGSLKED